In the genome of Pempheris klunzingeri isolate RE-2024b chromosome 20, fPemKlu1.hap1, whole genome shotgun sequence, the window GTGTAACTGTTGATCCTCTTTCCTTTCTGATGCGTAGCGTCAGACTTGGCGTCTAGACACGAGCAGCGCCGGCAGCCTGCAGCGCTCCTCTACACGCATGCATGCTGGACCACAGCATTTGTATGAGCAACCGATAAATCTCATGTCACTGGGGATGGTAGGTGTCACGAGTGgttatatttttgattttgctGCATTAAAGGatcagtttaacattttggtgaTACGCTAATTATTAGGTGGGAAGATTAATGccactgtagtgtgtgtgtgtgtcgagtGTGGCTCTAGGTCCAGCAGGTgattagcgtagcttagcataaagactgaaaatggGTGGAAACTGCTAGCTTGACTAGGCTAGCTCCAAAGTTTGACAGATCCACCTACCAGCTCCACAAAAATTTTCCCATTTGTTCatcatacacaaacagaaatatgaaaaaagaggTTTTTTTAGCAGTTTTCAGGGGaggtgatgctgtgatgctgtgatgctgggCCTAGCCTCTGTTCCAGTAGCTTCTCTAACTCAGTGTGATCACTCAGTGACCGTTTCTCTCGTCTGCCTTAATCTCTGCTGTCTAAAAATGCCACAATAAAACCCACAATAGTCGGGAGTTTATGGGAAATGATGCATCTAAAGAGAGAAGACATAAGACAtaagaggttttattgtcattgtgcaactGTTAACAGCATTACAACGAAATTCCGTTGGTACACCCAGACATCAAgtctaaaaattaaaatatatatgaaaataaatatcaatatcaaaagGAAGAATTATACAATCAGGGAGAATTATAACAATCTTTTAAGaaatcaaaatacaaataaataaataaaaatagacaaCAATTGGCTGCGAATATTCACATTTCAAGGGTTGCTGGTATTAGTGCAAATAGACAGGTATATGGAGATGAACAGATTTCACTGTAGTGCTGCACTTGAGAATAGGGGTGTGGGTGAGGCTGGGTGTGACCTATAGTACGTTCAGCAGTTTGACACCTGTGGGGAAGAAGCAGTTTTTCAGTCTAGTGGTGCAGGCCTGAATTGTCCTGAAGTTGGCTAACGGCAGGTAGATCAGACCCGGTGatcctctgtgctgcagagaaaTACTGAAGAAATACTAATGTTTCCGTTATTTATCGCAGATTGTTGagaagaagtggatgtagccgaagtgccttaaacctgcattctttcttcatgccagcagggggcgactccactggcttcTTTTATACAATCTATGGTATTTACGGTAAGCTAAGATAAGAGTGGTATGTCTTTGTAAATCCACTGAACCACTCTTAAGTACTGTAGATAAACTGTTATCATATTCTGATTTGTGAGCCCCAAACAAAGCTTCACTCACTCAGAACCCTGAGATCAGTCCCGTGAGGTGATTTCAGGTTTACATTTATGATCAACTAACCGAACACATCTGTCCCTCATGCCTCTCATGTTCAAGCCTTTGTCGTCCTGGTTATAATAGTAGAAGATGCACTTTGAAAGACGCCATGGTTCTAGCTGCATTATCCTGCATATCACCTGTGTTGTATCTCAGCAAACGTATGAATACGTGTTTTTCATAGTCAAAAGTAGGTCAGAGTCACTGTGAAAAAACTGCCTTGAATTTCTTTCATTCCTTTATTATTAAGTTTCTATGTCTGCCTGATGAAAGTCTAGTGTCACTCTCTGCTATGAAGCTACTCTCAAGGATGCTGAGCGGCTTGGCTCATCTCGTTCCTTCTATCcctggaaaaaaagaagctgtCCTCTCTGAATAGCTCCAGCCACCAGGTGTTTCTTTGAAAAACTTTTGAGTTTTGTGCTGTGCCGGAGCCCTCATGTAACTGTCAAACAATAGTAGTAATTGTACTAATGATAAACTTGATTTATACTGCACTTTTCTTAACATTACAAACTAAATGAAACCAGACAAGGAGGTTAAAACAAGAGTAACGCTAAGGacatttgattacatttttatttataaaaatacagaTAAGAGTAAATAAGATAGAAACAGTGTTAATGAAAACCTTACCAAAAGCTGTCGCAaagagagttttgtttttttttttaataatattttgagTTTTACAAATAAGAACATACAAAAAACCAATAACCACAGCACTAGTTATAATGTATAAGTGTACTATACAACAATtctaaagataaagataaaaagaataatacaataatacaaataaacagtaGTAACggaagtaaataaaaacaaacaactgaaaaagcagcagcagtggtaaCTTGAAGACCTCAAGTTATAACGACATTCTCATCCTCCAGAAATTCCAAAAAAGGTTTCCATACTTCActaaactgttttctttttcctctaaCAATATATGTAAGTCTTTCCAACGCAAGATATGTTGCAACCTCCTTCAACCATAACTTTACAGAGGGCAATTGTCTTCTAGCCTGTAAAAGCCCCAAATCAATCATACATCAAATACTGAATGTTTGGAATTGACAACTACATTTTCAGGGTATATACCCAGGATACAGAGTTTGGCTTGCAGGGGAACATTGTTACCCACTGAGAAATGGTCTGCATCACATTCTGCCaaaatgattgtatttttgAGCGTTCCCAAACACAATGGAACAATGTTCCTTTTTCCTCTGAACACTTACAACAAATATCTGGGATATTAGGACAGATTCTATTCAATTTTACTGGGGTGATATAAGTTTGCATTAGCCATTTATATTGGAGCAATTTTAAACTTGTATTAATTGTATTTTGCTGTGCCTTTATGCATGCCACTTCCCAGTCTTCTTCAAGTATACCCTCTCCAATATCTATCTCCCATGCTTCTTCAAAGAGAATTGTTGATCAGAAGAGATTGAAGCAAGTCAGCAAGTCTTAATTCAGTGAGAGGCAGAGACTTCCTCAGTTTAGGGGCTCCAATAGCAAAAGATGATCCCCCTTTGCCACCAACTGTGACCTTGGAATGCAGCAGACAGAGTAGAAATGCTACATTATACTGAGTGAATCACTGACTAAGTCGCTCTTTGTTTTCAGCAGATTACGTGCAAGAATTAGTAAAGTAATCTGCTGTATCACTGTAGGACAGATGCTGAAGCAACAGTCTGTACATTTCTCtctgtaaacagtgtttttatccCCATTGGCGGCTGTCAAACATTCTGAGTGAGGCAGCATTTGGGTGCACTGCCCACACTGGATAACAGTGAGAAGGGGAAAAACTCTGAGGCCGTCTTTCTGTCATCATCGTGACATTAGCGTGCAGTTTTAAAATCTTTTGTCAACATTAACACATGTCCGTCCCGCTTATGATAATCATGCTTGTCCCGCTACACTTCCCTTGAGCTCTGGGGATGCAGCTGTTGGTCGGCCAGACCCCCGCTTTAGTCCAGAGTGACGTATCCAAACAACGAGtggatggattgctatgaaatgtggctctttttcatcatcatctttttcaTGTGGTGAAATGAACACGGCCACCAGTGGAGGTGGACAACCGTCACCTTTGATGCATTTCAGTGAACCCTGCAGATGCATTTGCGTGTGGATATGAAGCGTTTTTAGTAAACTGAGGCTGGTGCCGGTGCTGCCTGATGCCACTACAGTCCCATGCCTGCTCTCAGTCTTTTAAGAGCTGCCAGGGAGAATTTCATAGTTGCTCTGTATCGGAACCATTTTCCACTCTCCTCTGCGTTTCCCGTTCCACTGCTGCACCGCAGTGCCAAAcatgacagctgttttcacacgCCATCTCTTCCTCATtactgatgcacacacaagGAGGATAAAGCCCTGCTTTGATAGTTTGTTTTGCCTCTGGTGCGGCTGAGATGGAAGGACGGAGGCAGGGAgggctgactgacagccgtGAGGAATGGTCCTCCAGTCAAGACATCAGTGGTTTTTCGTCTTCACCTCAGATATTTcgccttttctctgtctccctatTGTGGGGTTACACTGgataacacacgcacacacacacacacacacaggggcacatTATCCCTTTTGCTCTGCCAATGCcccaagacacacacaaacttgctGTGTCATGACTgataaacacattcacacaggtgACCAGGTCATGGGAAACAGAGGGTCAgtgtggctgtttttcttcaacaACCAGCAAACTTGTTTATCTGAGCAGGACGCCTCAAGAGAAAAGTTACCAGATGCTTTGAGCGGTCAGAGCTGTGTTTTCTACTGAGTGTGTGACGCACACTCGCAGCTTGTTAACCTGATGcagcactgacactgacaaTACGCGCACTGATTATCCCAGAGTTTCATGGCTCGGGGGGCCAGTCACACTTACCAGGAGGATGCTGCCTGGTGGGAAGGGGAGAGGAAAGCGTTGTCTAGCTGCAGCTCGGTCTGTTTAGCGATCCCTGCCGCTCAGTTACTCACAGATGGAACCGCAAATAGCTGCTTTCAGGACAGTTTTTAAGCTGTTTGAAGCTCAGTTTGGGATCTTTGCAGGGATAAATGCATACTGCGGTTAAGACATCTGTTTAATGCTTATAACTTATTTACACAGTACAGTCCATGTTACCTCACAACGAAATTCCCTTGTTTCCACAGCTTGTTTCAATTGCTGTTGCAGTTAATTCATCAATGCAACAGTTTCTCCTCTGCAGTCACTTCAATACCTCAACTCAGGTCTTCTGCTTGATGTAGAAtctaatcatttcatttcatttcatttctttccccATCTCTTGGCTGCCCCTCCTGTCCCcacttctcctccctctctcatcagCACCACAGATACCTGACCTGCCCCGTACGCTCTCTCACCTGTTTCCACTTTCCCTCATCAGCCCTGCAGATACTTAACCGGCTCATTGACGCTCTTTTCCTGCCTGATTGTTGAAGTTGCCACGTGCCGCACGCCTTTGCTTCCTGGCCTCGACTCTCTGTAAACCTGTTGATTTGTTACCTGTCTGTTCTGAACTACTACATTATTTGCTGGGCTTCGTGTTCGTGTTGAGGCCTACATACCTCCAATATGATCATTGAAACGTGGAACTGCATCAGCTGTGCTTCAGTCAGCTGCATTTGGACCACTACGACTGAGTGAATATAACTGATGCAGGACACGATGAATTCTTATGACATTAACAAAGAAATGGGGTTTGCTGTGGATTGGTGAATGCCATTGCTGATATCATACCGGCTctcatatatacatatagaacTGATGGCTGTCAGATGTCAGCAGCCAGGTTTCTGTCTCAGACAATTGGcacaagacactgaacatgtttgcaCCTTTCCACCAACTAGTCTTACATGCACATTCACCCAGGTGACTCATCTGCATAAGCAGCTGGTGACACTGATTCTCCAATCAGGTGCCATTAAACCGCTGCAGAACAAGAAAGCAAAATGAACCGacataatttgtttttaaaaactccAGTTAACTCTGTAAGAGTTCAGCAAACATGATGCAAAACACTTGTTTTGGAATCACTTGCTCTAAACCTCCAGTTCATCCcatgaacccccccccctccttcactTTACAGATGCGCCATTCAATTCTACGAAGAAGCTCCACTGAAACACAAGTGGAAaaagctgctgctttgttccCACGTCCATACACACGTTTTTCCCTTTTAACGACTGCTGGTCATTACAGATGAATGACCAAATGACCGTAATTGACAGTTTCAAGCCTCTTTTGCATTTGCCAGCTGTGACAAAACAGCAGTCCATCAAACAAAGACAGGGGGagtgcttacacacacacacacacacacacacacacacacacacacacacacacacacacacacacacacacagtccaatgTGAGTCGTGCCACTCACGCTGGGTAAAACGTACCCTGAGCGCCCCCTTTTGGTCAGTCTGGTGACTGCAGCCTCTCAAACCTCTGCCTATTGAAAAAAGCAACTGGAGGCCCTTCAGTCTGCTGACATGAGCAGGTAGCTGCAGCTGAGACTCAGGATatgagagaataaataaatgaatgtgactAAATGATTGTGACTTTGCATACAATAGCAGTGGATAAACAACTGTTGCTTACTGTAGCACATTTGggctttttattattattattattatttggatggttataaattgaattgaagGTTCGGTGCTGCTTCTTGTGAGATTCACCAACACTTTAAACGCCACGTGATGATTCAGAGTCCATATTTCACATCCGCTGCCGAGGTTTGATAATTTGAGAAAACATCCAAGGGTCACCCTGACTTTCAAAACAAAGTGTATCAAACCGGTTAAACGCCGGAAGAACGATGAGTTATTAACTTGGTGATGTTCCCTGGaagttatcatcatcatcatcattattattatctgctGTCACGCCCTGTCCTGTCCCACCGCCTTGATACTGTGAGAGATCATACAGTATTTTGGAGGAGGGTCTGTCTGCCAATGTTTCCCATCGCGCCTTCGTTAGAAATGACCGGCTGACTCACCAGCAGAAGTTTGGTCCGCGCTGCGCTGCGCTGCGTTCAGGGGCACCGAGTGCTCATTGGGCCGTGACGTCGAGGGGAGGAGGGGTCCGCCGAGCGCTTAAATACGAGGCTCCTGTCCCTGAGTCAGACAGAAACGCAGCGCGGAGCAGAGCGAACCACAGCATCACAAAGCAAAACCACAGAAGCTGCTCAGCTGCCTTTTGCGCACAGACACATCCAGGGACAAGCAGTCCACGCACACGGGTATAACCATGATTAAGAAAATGTCGCCCTCTGAGAGCGATTTCGACATCCCAGCAAAGAACTGCTACAGGATGGTGATTCTGGGATCCACCAAAGTTGGGAAAACCGCCATCGTGTCCCGGTTCCTGAACGGGAGGTTCGACGAGCAGTACACGCCGACCATCGAGGACTTTCACAGGAAACTGTACAGCATCAAGGGAGACGTTTACCAGCTAGACATACTGGATACATCAGGGAACCATCCTTTCCCCGCCATGAGGAGACTATCCATACTGACAGGTACCTATCAACATGTGCTTTTTCTGTTCTCAGTTTTAGAAAATCAGCAGTGCAAAAGTGAGTCTAACTAACTAAAGGAAGAGTTGGCTGTGCGCACCGCGCGCCTTGAGCGCACGGCTGCAGGATGCACCGCTGCATGTTAAACTGTAGAGTTAGGAGAGACTCAGGCTGCATTTCCAACACTTCACACAGCCAAAGTAACCAACGCACCCTTCTTCTCCCTCCAGGTGACGTCTTCATCCTCGTCTTCAGCCTAGACAACCGAGACTCCTTCCACGAGGTGCAGCGGCTCAAGCGGCAGATCTTCGAGACCAAGTCGTGCCTGAAGAACAAGATCAAAGAGAACATCGACGTGCCTCTGGTCATCTGCGGGAACAAGGGCGACAGAGAGTTTTACCGGGaggtgcagcaggaggagatcGAGCAGCTGGTGGCCGGAGACGAGAAGTGCGAGTACTTCGAGATCTCCGCCAAGCGCAACGAGAACGTGGATAAGATGTTTCAGACTCTGTTCACTTTGGCCAAACTGCCCCACGAAATGAGCCCCGACCTTCACCG includes:
- the rasd1 gene encoding dexamethasone-induced Ras-related protein 1 codes for the protein MIKKMSPSESDFDIPAKNCYRMVILGSTKVGKTAIVSRFLNGRFDEQYTPTIEDFHRKLYSIKGDVYQLDILDTSGNHPFPAMRRLSILTGDVFILVFSLDNRDSFHEVQRLKRQIFETKSCLKNKIKENIDVPLVICGNKGDREFYREVQQEEIEQLVAGDEKCEYFEISAKRNENVDKMFQTLFTLAKLPHEMSPDLHRKVSVQYCDMLHRKSLKNKKMKDIGEAYGVVTPCARRPSVHSDLMYIKEKAIGGGQGKDKERCVIS